One window of the Methylovirgula sp. HY1 genome contains the following:
- a CDS encoding J domain-containing protein encodes MTDKEGWVVYNGSLGIADKVIIGLIEEGEGGRSACLAPPYDAVGPFNLDELESEGRVAFGACLVLSLSKWRELQDQLRLEAQEKRRALMLRQAYDDQEDREVLHLPLEGELTSAEINAAFRRLAKIAHPDVGGSDEDYCRITEARDALLELFADAS; translated from the coding sequence ATGACGGACAAAGAGGGGTGGGTTGTCTACAACGGCTCGCTCGGAATCGCCGATAAGGTGATCATCGGCCTCATCGAGGAGGGCGAGGGCGGCCGCAGCGCCTGTCTTGCACCGCCCTATGACGCCGTGGGACCGTTCAATCTCGACGAACTCGAAAGCGAGGGTCGCGTCGCCTTTGGCGCCTGTCTCGTCCTGTCGCTTTCGAAATGGCGGGAGCTTCAGGACCAACTCCGCCTCGAAGCCCAAGAAAAACGCCGCGCCCTGATGCTACGGCAGGCTTACGACGATCAGGAGGATCGCGAGGTCCTGCACCTGCCGCTGGAGGGCGAGCTCACCTCGGCCGAGATCAATGCCGCCTTCCGGCGGCTGGCCAAGATCGCGCATCCCGATGTCGGCGGCAGCGACGAAGATTATTGCCGCATTACGGAAGCCCGCGATGCCCTGCTCGAACTCTTCGCGGACGCCTCGTAG
- the proB gene encoding glutamate 5-kinase, producing MASVTALSIDAEKAGATPAPRLDQFRRITIKVGSSLLVDAAQGALRRTWLEMLADDIAALHSRGADVLVVSSGAVAMGRSVLGLPAGTLKLEDSQAAAAVGQIALARIWAEVLGDRKLTAGQILVTYADTEERRRYLNARATIGRLLDLKAVPVINENDTVATSEIRYGDNDRLAARVATMASADLLILLSDVAGLYTAPPAANADAKLIECVPKITAEIEAMAGGAASILSRGGMRTKIEAGKIATTGGTHMVIADGRVDHPVARIADSAPCTWFLTGSNPVTARKKWIAGSIEPRGALHVDSGAARAIASGKSLLPAGVKKIEGNFARGDCVVIRDELGAEIGRGLVAYDAGDAVQIAGRNSRDIEALLGMQGRAEIIHRDDMVLAGD from the coding sequence ATGGCATCCGTAACCGCATTGTCCATCGACGCGGAGAAAGCCGGTGCGACGCCGGCGCCGCGGCTCGACCAATTTCGCCGCATCACCATCAAGGTCGGATCGTCGCTGCTCGTCGACGCGGCGCAAGGCGCGCTCCGCCGCACCTGGCTCGAAATGCTCGCCGACGACATCGCCGCGCTGCATAGCCGCGGCGCCGATGTCCTCGTCGTGTCTTCCGGCGCGGTGGCGATGGGGCGCAGCGTTCTCGGCCTGCCCGCCGGCACATTGAAGCTCGAAGACAGCCAGGCCGCCGCCGCCGTCGGCCAAATCGCGCTGGCGCGCATCTGGGCAGAAGTCTTGGGCGACCGCAAACTCACCGCCGGGCAAATCCTCGTCACCTATGCCGATACGGAAGAGCGCCGCCGCTATCTCAACGCGCGCGCCACCATCGGCCGCTTGCTCGATCTCAAGGCCGTGCCGGTCATTAATGAGAATGATACGGTTGCCACGAGCGAGATCCGCTATGGCGACAATGATCGGCTCGCCGCGCGCGTCGCCACCATGGCGTCCGCCGATCTGCTGATTCTTCTCTCCGATGTCGCCGGGCTCTATACCGCGCCGCCGGCCGCGAACGCCGATGCGAAGCTGATCGAATGCGTGCCGAAAATCACCGCCGAGATTGAAGCCATGGCGGGCGGCGCCGCATCGATTCTGTCGCGCGGCGGCATGCGGACGAAGATCGAGGCCGGCAAGATCGCAACGACCGGCGGCACCCATATGGTGATCGCCGACGGCCGCGTCGATCATCCCGTCGCGCGCATTGCCGATTCCGCGCCTTGCACCTGGTTCCTCACCGGCTCCAATCCCGTCACGGCGCGGAAGAAATGGATCGCCGGATCGATCGAACCGCGCGGCGCGCTGCATGTCGATTCGGGTGCCGCGCGCGCCATTGCGAGCGGCAAAAGCCTGCTTCCGGCTGGCGTGAAAAAGATCGAAGGCAATTTCGCCCGCGGCGATTGCGTCGTCATCCGCGATGAACTGGGCGCCGAGATCGGCCGCGGGCTCGTCGCCTATGATGCCGGCGATGCCGTGCAGATCGCCGGCCGCAATTCCCGCGACATCGAGGCGCTGCTCGGCATGCAGGGCCGCGCCGAGATCATTCATCGCGACGATATGGTGCTCGCAGGGGATTGA
- the obgE gene encoding GTPase ObgE — protein sequence MKFLDQAKIYVKSGAGGAGCLSFRREKFIEFGGPDGGDGGRGGDVVALCVDGLNTLVDYRFQQHFKAKTGMHGMGQNRAGGKGADAVLKVPVGTQIFDAETEELLADLTEVGQSVRLAKGGNGGFGNAHFKTSTNQAPRRVNSGQPSEERTLYLVLKLIADAGLVGLPNAGKSTFLATVTSAKPKIADYPFSTLHPQLGVVASDGTEFVLADIPGLIEGAHEGHGLGDHFLGHIERCRVLLHLVDAGCDHAGETYKTVRRELEAYDAGLPEKPEIVALSKVDTVDAETLKTQMARLKRAAKKTPLRLSAATHENVDEVLRALRAAIAAAEKAETPVAEVVAWHP from the coding sequence ATGAAATTTCTCGACCAGGCCAAAATCTATGTGAAATCCGGTGCCGGCGGCGCCGGCTGCCTCTCGTTTCGGCGCGAGAAATTCATCGAATTCGGCGGTCCCGACGGCGGCGATGGCGGCCGCGGTGGCGATGTCGTGGCGCTTTGCGTCGACGGCCTCAACACGCTCGTCGATTATCGCTTCCAGCAGCATTTCAAGGCCAAGACCGGCATGCATGGCATGGGGCAGAACCGTGCCGGCGGCAAAGGCGCGGATGCCGTCCTCAAAGTCCCGGTCGGCACGCAGATCTTCGATGCCGAAACCGAGGAACTTCTGGCCGATTTGACCGAAGTCGGGCAGAGCGTTCGTCTCGCCAAGGGCGGCAATGGCGGCTTCGGCAATGCGCATTTCAAGACCTCGACCAACCAGGCGCCGCGCCGCGTCAATTCCGGCCAGCCGAGCGAGGAGCGCACGCTTTATCTCGTCTTGAAACTGATCGCCGATGCCGGCCTCGTCGGCCTGCCCAATGCGGGCAAATCCACCTTTCTCGCCACCGTCACCTCGGCCAAGCCGAAAATCGCCGATTATCCTTTCTCGACGCTCCACCCGCAGCTCGGCGTCGTCGCCAGTGATGGAACCGAATTCGTGCTTGCCGATATTCCCGGCCTCATCGAAGGCGCGCATGAGGGCCATGGGCTCGGCGACCATTTCCTCGGCCATATCGAACGCTGCCGCGTGCTCCTGCATCTCGTCGATGCCGGCTGCGACCATGCCGGCGAGACCTATAAGACAGTGCGGCGCGAGCTCGAAGCCTATGATGCCGGCCTGCCGGAAAAGCCGGAGATCGTCGCGCTTTCCAAGGTCGATACGGTCGACGCGGAAACCTTGAAGACGCAGATGGCCCGGCTGAAGCGCGCCGCGAAGAAGACACCGCTGCGGCTTTCGGCGGCGACCCATGAAAATGTCGATGAGGTTTTGCGGGCGCTGCGCGCGGCCATCGCCGCGGCGGAAAAGGCCGAGACGCCGGTTGCGGAAGTTGTGGCATGGCATCCGTAA
- a CDS encoding GNAT family N-acetyltransferase, translating to MLPDLKFPDVKFPDLTSDDVFRLETKRLWLRWPRASDAAAIAAFAALPEVARMTAAIPHPYPAREADRFILQARAENAAGAALHLALSQKTGARPVIGLVTAVMTETGEAEIGYAVAPQAWGNGFATEAVKALVDAIFNLSAAPRIRANSRLGNLASQRVLEKAGFSHIDTGLDLLPARGGLHSCNRFCLERTDWRRSGLERRMPPMAQQSRSATETLAEAAAEALGE from the coding sequence ATGTTGCCGGATTTGAAATTTCCGGATGTGAAATTTCCGGATTTGACCAGCGACGATGTTTTCCGTCTCGAGACCAAGCGCCTGTGGCTGCGCTGGCCGCGGGCCAGCGATGCTGCCGCGATCGCCGCTTTTGCGGCGCTGCCCGAAGTGGCGCGCATGACGGCCGCGATCCCGCATCCCTATCCGGCGCGCGAGGCCGATCGTTTCATTCTGCAAGCGCGCGCCGAAAATGCGGCGGGCGCGGCGCTCCATCTGGCGCTCTCGCAAAAGACCGGGGCGCGGCCGGTCATCGGTCTCGTGACGGCGGTCATGACCGAAACCGGCGAAGCCGAGATCGGCTATGCGGTAGCGCCGCAGGCTTGGGGCAATGGTTTTGCCACCGAGGCGGTGAAGGCGCTCGTCGATGCGATCTTCAACCTCTCCGCGGCGCCGCGCATCCGCGCCAATTCGCGGCTGGGCAATCTCGCCTCGCAGCGCGTGCTCGAGAAGGCTGGCTTCAGCCATATCGACACCGGGCTCGATCTTCTGCCGGCGCGCGGCGGCCTGCATAGCTGCAATCGCTTCTGTCTCGAGCGGACGGATTGGCGCCGTTCCGGCCTCGAACGGCGCATGCCGCCGATGGCGCAACAGAGCCGGAGCGCCACCGAGACCTTGGCTGAGGCCGCGGCGGAGGCCTTGGGCGAATAG
- the rpmA gene encoding 50S ribosomal protein L27: protein MAHKKAGGSSRNGRDSDGRRLGVKKFGGEHVIGGNILVRQRGTKWHPGANVGIGKDHTLFALVAGQVQFKPKNGGRASVAVVPAPQREAAE, encoded by the coding sequence ATGGCACATAAAAAGGCAGGCGGCTCTTCCCGCAACGGGCGCGACTCGGACGGTCGGCGCCTTGGCGTCAAGAAATTCGGCGGCGAGCACGTCATCGGCGGCAATATTCTCGTGCGTCAGCGGGGGACCAAATGGCATCCCGGCGCGAATGTCGGCATTGGCAAAGACCATACGCTTTTCGCACTCGTCGCCGGGCAAGTGCAATTTAAACCGAAAAATGGTGGCCGAGCTTCGGTAGCGGTCGTTCCGGCCCCGCAACGCGAGGCCGCTGAGTAA
- the rplU gene encoding 50S ribosomal protein L21 — protein MFAVIKTGGKQYSVAADDVITVMTLAGEPGDVVTFTDVLMLAGDGEARLGAPFIEGVTVTAEIVEQTRGPKVISFKKRRRQNSKRKRGHRQDLTVVKITGVSA, from the coding sequence ATGTTCGCAGTGATCAAGACCGGCGGTAAGCAATATAGCGTTGCCGCCGATGACGTCATCACAGTCATGACGCTGGCCGGCGAGCCCGGCGATGTCGTGACCTTTACCGATGTGCTGATGCTCGCTGGAGACGGCGAAGCCCGCCTCGGAGCGCCCTTTATCGAAGGGGTGACCGTCACCGCCGAGATCGTCGAGCAGACGCGCGGACCGAAGGTGATTTCCTTCAAAAAGCGGCGCCGACAGAACTCCAAGCGCAAGCGCGGTCATAGGCAGGATCTGACGGTCGTGAAGATCACGGGCGTCTCGGCCTAA